The following coding sequences are from one Streptomyces sp. NBC_01485 window:
- the rimP gene encoding ribosome maturation factor RimP, which yields MSTTQSERLRELLEPLVASQGLDLEEITVDSVGRKRVLSVVVDSDTGADLDQIADVSRALSAKLDETDAMGEGEYTLEVGTPGAERALTEHRHYVRAVDRLVRFQLTEGRDELVARILEVDDEGLGLEVPGVKGRKATARRLAFGDIDKARVQVEFNRKDKSDKHDDNDKRDDNDENEKEEEA from the coding sequence ATGAGCACCACCCAGAGCGAGAGGCTGCGAGAGCTCCTGGAACCGCTCGTCGCCTCCCAGGGGCTGGACCTCGAAGAGATCACGGTGGACTCCGTCGGACGCAAGCGGGTGCTGAGCGTCGTCGTCGACTCCGACACCGGGGCGGACCTGGACCAGATCGCCGATGTGAGCCGCGCGCTCTCGGCGAAGCTCGACGAGACGGACGCGATGGGCGAGGGCGAGTACACCCTCGAGGTCGGCACCCCGGGCGCGGAGCGCGCCCTCACCGAGCACCGGCACTACGTGCGCGCCGTCGACCGGCTGGTCAGGTTCCAGCTCACCGAGGGCCGCGACGAACTGGTCGCGCGGATCCTGGAGGTCGACGACGAGGGACTCGGTCTGGAGGTACCCGGCGTGAAGGGCCGCAAGGCCACCGCCCGCAGACTCGCCTTCGGCGACATCGACAAGGCACGCGTGCAGGTCGAGTTCAACCGCAAGGACAAGAGCGACAAGCACGACGACAACGACAAGCGCGACGACAACGACGAGAACGAGAAGGAAGAGGAGGCGTAG
- the nusA gene encoding transcription termination factor NusA gives MDIDMSALRGLVREKEISFDLLVGAIESALLIAYHRTEGSRRHARVELNRETGHVTVWAKEDPDDIEEGQEPRTFDDTPSDFGRIAATTAKQVILQRLRDAEDDATLGEYAGREGDIVTGVVQQGRDPKNVLVDIGKMEAILPVQEQVPGETYTHGLRLRSYVVRVAKGVRGPSVTLSRTHPNLVKKLFALEVPEIADGSVEISAIAREAGHRTKIAVRSTRSGLNAKGACIGPMGGRVRNVMGELNGEKIDIVDWSDDPAEMVANALSPARVSKVEVVDFAARSARVTVPDYQLSLAIGKEGQNARLAARLTGWRIDIRPDTEQTEQPAE, from the coding sequence GTGGACATCGACATGAGTGCCCTGCGGGGCTTGGTGCGGGAGAAGGAGATCTCCTTCGACCTGCTGGTCGGGGCGATCGAGTCGGCCCTCCTCATCGCCTACCACCGCACCGAGGGAAGCCGCCGTCACGCGCGCGTGGAGCTCAACCGGGAGACCGGACATGTGACCGTGTGGGCGAAGGAGGACCCCGACGACATCGAGGAGGGGCAGGAGCCCCGCACGTTCGACGACACCCCGTCCGACTTCGGCCGGATCGCCGCCACCACGGCCAAGCAGGTCATCCTGCAGCGCCTGCGCGACGCCGAGGACGACGCGACGCTCGGCGAGTACGCCGGCCGTGAGGGCGACATCGTCACCGGCGTGGTCCAGCAGGGCCGCGACCCGAAGAACGTCCTCGTGGACATCGGCAAGATGGAGGCCATCCTGCCGGTGCAGGAGCAGGTCCCCGGCGAGACGTACACGCACGGCCTGCGCCTGCGGTCGTACGTCGTCCGGGTGGCGAAGGGCGTGCGCGGCCCGTCCGTGACGCTCTCGCGGACGCACCCCAACCTGGTGAAGAAGCTCTTCGCCCTGGAGGTGCCGGAGATCGCCGACGGTTCCGTCGAGATCTCCGCCATCGCCCGCGAGGCCGGTCACCGCACGAAGATCGCCGTCAGGTCCACCCGTTCGGGTCTGAACGCCAAGGGCGCCTGCATCGGCCCCATGGGCGGCCGGGTGCGCAACGTGATGGGCGAACTGAACGGCGAGAAGATCGACATCGTCGACTGGTCGGACGACCCGGCGGAGATGGTCGCGAACGCGCTGTCCCCGGCCCGGGTCTCCAAGGTCGAGGTCGTCGACTTCGCGGCCCGCTCCGCGCGCGTGACGGTGCCGGACTACCAGCTGTCCCTGGCGATCGGCAAGGAAGGGCAGAACGCCCGGCTCGCCGCCCGCCTGACCGGCTGGCGGATCGACATCCGTCCGGACACCGAACAGACCGAACAGCCTGCCGAGTAG
- a CDS encoding YlxR family protein, with amino-acid sequence MSGRTHAGACPERTCVGCRERAAKTELLRIVAIKDACVPDPRGTLPGRGAYLHPAPVCLDQAVRRRAFTRALRAPGALDTKALRQYVEQTNVAEEATQ; translated from the coding sequence GTGTCTGGCCGGACGCACGCCGGAGCATGCCCTGAACGCACCTGTGTGGGGTGCCGGGAGCGAGCGGCCAAGACGGAGCTGCTGCGCATCGTGGCGATCAAGGACGCATGCGTCCCCGATCCTCGCGGTACGCTGCCCGGCCGGGGTGCGTATCTGCATCCCGCCCCGGTCTGTCTCGACCAGGCGGTCCGCCGCCGGGCGTTCACGAGGGCGCTGCGTGCCCCAGGAGCGCTCGACACAAAGGCGTTGCGCCAATACGTCGAGCAGACGAACGTTGCCGAGGAGGCAACACAGTAA
- the infB gene encoding translation initiation factor IF-2: MAKVRVYELAKEFGVESKVVMAKLQELGEFVRSASSTIEAPVVRKLTDAFQSGGKPAPRKAAPRPGAPSPAQAARPGPAAPRPAAPKPAAAQTPAAPAAPVAPAASSAPAPAASGPRPGPKPAPRPAPAAPEFTAPPAAPAPAPAQSAAPAQSGQRPAAAQGPRPGAPRPAGRPAPAQGQGQQDRGERTDRGDRGDRGQRPAAAQGQRPGGAGAPRPGGARPSGPRPGNNPFTSGGNAGMARPQAPRPQGAPRPSGPGGAPGAGPRPQGAGGQGGGPRPQSPGGARPSPGGMPRPQGAGPGGPRPGGGPRPNPGMMPQRPAAGPRPGGGPGGRGPGGGGGAGRPGGARPGGGGGFAGRPAGPGGGARPGGGGGFAGRPGGGGPGGGGGGFGGGGGRPGFGGRPGGPGGRGGTQGAFGRPGGPARRGRKSKRQRRQEYEAMQAPSVGGVMLPRGNGETIRLSRGASLTDFAEKINANPASLVAVMMNLGEMVTATQSVSDETLHLLAGEMNYLVQIVSPEEEDRELLESFDIEFGEDEGDEDDLVVRPPVVTVMGHVDHGKTRLLDAIRKTNVIAGEAGGITQHIGAYQVSTDVNGEDRAITFIDTPGHEAFTAMRARGARSTDIAILVVAANDGVMPQTVEALNHAKAADVPIVVAVNKIDVEGADPTKVRGQLTEFGLVAEEYGGDTMFVDISAKQGLNIDSLLEAVVLTADASLDLRANPHQDAQGISIESRLDRGRGAVATVLVQRGTLRVGDTMVVGDAYGRVRAMLDDNGNNVAEAGPSTPVQVLGLTNVPGAGDNFLVVDEDRTARQIAEKRAARERNAAFAKRTRRFSLENLDAALKAGEVQQLNLIIKGDASGSVEALESSLLQLDVGEEVDIRVLHRGVGAVTESDIDLAMGSEAIVIGFNVRAAGRAAQMAEREGVDVRYYSVIYQAIEEIEAALKGMLKPEYEEVELGTAEIREIFKSSKLGNIAGVLVRSGEVKRNTKARLIRDGKVIAESLNIEGLRRFKDDVTEIREGYEGGINLGNFNDIKIDDVIATYEMREKPRS, encoded by the coding sequence GTGGCTAAGGTCCGGGTATACGAACTCGCCAAGGAGTTCGGGGTTGAGAGCAAGGTCGTCATGGCCAAGCTCCAGGAACTCGGTGAATTCGTCCGTTCGGCGTCTTCGACCATCGAAGCGCCCGTTGTACGCAAACTGACTGACGCCTTCCAGAGCGGCGGCAAGCCCGCCCCCCGCAAGGCTGCTCCCAGGCCCGGCGCGCCTTCCCCGGCGCAGGCGGCCCGTCCGGGTCCGGCCGCTCCGCGGCCGGCCGCCCCCAAGCCCGCCGCGGCCCAGACGCCCGCGGCTCCGGCTGCCCCGGTGGCTCCGGCCGCCTCGTCGGCCCCCGCGCCGGCTGCCTCCGGCCCGCGTCCGGGCCCCAAGCCCGCGCCGCGTCCGGCCCCGGCCGCCCCGGAGTTCACCGCTCCGCCGGCTGCCCCGGCCCCCGCCCCCGCGCAGTCCGCCGCCCCGGCCCAGTCCGGTCAGCGTCCGGCCGCAGCGCAGGGTCCGCGCCCCGGCGCGCCCCGCCCCGCCGGCCGTCCCGCGCCCGCTCAGGGTCAGGGTCAGCAGGACCGTGGCGAGCGCACCGACCGCGGTGATCGCGGTGACCGTGGTCAGCGTCCCGCCGCAGCGCAGGGTCAGCGCCCCGGTGGCGCCGGCGCCCCGCGTCCGGGCGGTGCCCGTCCGTCGGGTCCGCGTCCGGGCAACAACCCCTTCACCTCCGGCGGCAACGCCGGTATGGCACGCCCGCAGGCGCCCCGTCCGCAGGGCGCTCCGCGCCCCAGCGGCCCCGGCGGCGCTCCCGGTGCCGGTCCCCGTCCGCAGGGTGCCGGCGGCCAGGGCGGCGGTCCCCGTCCGCAGTCTCCGGGCGGCGCCCGTCCGAGCCCGGGCGGCATGCCCCGCCCGCAGGGCGCAGGCCCCGGCGGTCCGCGTCCCGGCGGCGGTCCGCGTCCCAACCCCGGCATGATGCCGCAGCGTCCCGCTGCCGGCCCGCGTCCCGGCGGCGGCCCCGGCGGCCGCGGTCCGGGTGGCGGCGGCGGTGCCGGTCGTCCCGGCGGCGCTCGTCCCGGTGGCGGCGGCGGCTTCGCCGGCCGTCCGGCCGGTCCCGGCGGCGGTGCCCGTCCGGGTGGCGGCGGCGGTTTCGCCGGTCGTCCCGGTGGCGGTGGCCCCGGCGGCGGTGGCGGCGGCTTCGGTGGCGGCGGTGGCCGTCCCGGTTTCGGCGGTCGTCCCGGCGGTCCCGGTGGCCGTGGTGGCACGCAGGGCGCCTTCGGTCGCCCCGGCGGTCCCGCGCGTCGCGGTCGCAAGTCGAAGCGGCAGAGGCGCCAGGAGTACGAGGCCATGCAGGCCCCGTCGGTCGGCGGCGTGATGCTGCCTCGCGGCAACGGCGAGACCATTCGCCTGTCGCGCGGTGCGTCCCTCACCGACTTCGCCGAGAAGATCAACGCCAACCCGGCGTCGCTCGTCGCGGTGATGATGAACCTCGGCGAGATGGTCACGGCCACGCAGTCCGTCTCCGACGAGACGCTGCACCTCCTCGCCGGCGAGATGAACTACCTGGTTCAGATCGTCAGCCCCGAGGAGGAGGACCGCGAGCTGCTCGAGTCCTTCGACATCGAGTTCGGCGAGGACGAGGGCGACGAGGACGACCTGGTGGTCCGTCCCCCGGTCGTCACCGTCATGGGTCACGTCGACCACGGTAAGACCCGACTGCTCGACGCCATCCGCAAGACGAACGTCATCGCGGGCGAGGCCGGCGGCATCACCCAGCACATCGGTGCCTACCAGGTCTCGACCGACGTCAACGGCGAGGACCGCGCGATCACCTTCATCGACACCCCGGGTCACGAGGCGTTCACCGCCATGCGTGCCCGTGGTGCCCGGTCGACGGACATCGCGATCCTGGTCGTCGCGGCCAACGACGGCGTCATGCCGCAGACGGTCGAGGCGCTCAACCACGCCAAGGCGGCCGACGTCCCGATCGTCGTCGCGGTCAACAAGATCGACGTCGAGGGCGCCGACCCGACCAAGGTGCGCGGTCAGCTCACCGAGTTCGGGCTGGTGGCCGAGGAGTACGGCGGCGACACCATGTTCGTCGACATCTCCGCCAAGCAGGGGTTGAACATCGACTCCCTGCTGGAGGCCGTGGTCCTCACCGCGGACGCCTCGCTCGACCTGCGTGCCAACCCGCACCAGGACGCGCAGGGCATCTCGATCGAGTCCCGTCTCGACCGCGGCCGCGGTGCCGTGGCGACGGTCCTCGTCCAGCGAGGCACGCTGCGGGTCGGCGACACGATGGTCGTGGGCGACGCCTACGGCCGGGTGCGCGCCATGCTCGACGACAACGGCAACAACGTCGCCGAGGCCGGCCCGTCGACGCCGGTCCAGGTCCTGGGCCTGACCAACGTCCCGGGTGCGGGCGACAACTTCCTCGTCGTCGACGAGGACCGCACCGCCCGCCAGATCGCCGAGAAGCGCGCCGCACGTGAGCGCAACGCCGCCTTCGCCAAGCGCACGCGCAGGTTCTCCCTGGAGAACCTGGACGCCGCCCTGAAGGCCGGCGAGGTCCAGCAGCTGAACCTGATCATCAAGGGTGACGCTTCCGGTTCGGTGGAGGCCCTCGAGTCCTCCCTGCTCCAGCTGGACGTCGGCGAAGAGGTCGACATCCGCGTCCTGCACCGCGGCGTCGGTGCGGTCACGGAGTCCGACATCGACCTGGCCATGGGCTCCGAGGCCATCGTCATCGGCTTCAACGTCCGTGCGGCCGGCCGCGCGGCGCAGATGGCCGAGCGCGAAGGCGTGGACGTCCGGTACTACTCGGTCATCTACCAGGCGATCGAGGAGATCGAGGCGGCCCTGAAGGGCATGCTGAAGCCGGAGTACGAAGAGGTCGAGCTCGGCACGGCGGAGATCCGCGAGATCTTCAAGTCGTCCAAGCTGGGCAACATCGCCGGTGTCCTGGTCCGCTCGGGCGAGGTCAAGCGCAACACCAAGGCCCGACTCATCCGCGACGGCAAGGTCATCGCGGAGAGCCTCAACATCGAGGGCCTGCGTCGCTTCAAGGACGACGTCACCGAGATCCGCGAAGGCTACGAGGGCGGTATCAACCTCGGAAACTTCAACGACATCAAGATCGACGACGTCATCGCGACATACGAGATGCGGGAGAAGCCGCGGTCGTAA
- a CDS encoding DUF503 domain-containing protein: MYVGTLSFDLLLGDVRSLKEKRSVVRPIVAELQRKYAVSAAEVDNQDLHRRARIGLAVVSGDAEHLTDVLDRCERLVAGRPEVELLSVRRRFHGEDD; this comes from the coding sequence ATGTACGTGGGGACTCTGTCCTTCGACCTCCTCCTCGGCGACGTACGGTCGCTGAAGGAGAAGCGCTCCGTCGTCCGTCCGATCGTCGCCGAGCTCCAGCGCAAGTACGCGGTGAGCGCGGCCGAGGTGGACAACCAGGACCTCCATCGCAGGGCCCGGATCGGCCTCGCCGTGGTCTCCGGTGACGCGGAGCACCTGACCGATGTGCTGGACCGGTGTGAACGGCTGGTCGCCGGCCGCCCCGAGGTGGAGCTGCTGTCGGTCAGACGCCGCTTCCACGGCGAAGACGACTGA
- the rbfA gene encoding 30S ribosome-binding factor RbfA codes for MADNARAKRLADLIQQVVAQKLQRGIKDPRLGSHVTITDTRVTGDLREATVFYTVYGDDEERAAAAAGLESAKGILRSEVGRAAGVKFTPTLAFVADALPDNARTIDDLLDKAHAADEKVREASAGAGYAGEADPYKKPGDEDETDDSA; via the coding sequence GTGGCCGACAACGCGCGCGCCAAGAGGCTGGCGGACCTCATCCAGCAGGTGGTGGCCCAGAAGCTGCAGCGCGGGATCAAGGACCCGCGGCTCGGCTCCCACGTCACCATCACGGACACCCGCGTCACGGGTGACCTCAGGGAAGCGACCGTCTTCTACACCGTGTACGGGGACGACGAGGAGCGTGCGGCCGCGGCCGCCGGCCTGGAGAGCGCCAAGGGCATCCTGCGCTCCGAGGTCGGCCGCGCGGCCGGCGTGAAGTTCACGCCGACGCTCGCCTTCGTCGCCGACGCCCTGCCGGACAACGCCCGCACCATCGACGACCTCCTCGACAAGGCGCACGCCGCCGACGAGAAGGTCCGCGAGGCGTCCGCGGGCGCCGGGTACGCGGGCGAGGCCGACCCGTACAAGAAGCCCGGTGACGAGGACGAGACGGACGACTCCGCCTGA
- the truB gene encoding tRNA pseudouridine(55) synthase TruB — translation MNGKQTPPDGLVIVDKPSGFTSHDVVAKMRGIAKTRRVGHAGTLDPMATGVLVLGIEKATKLLGHLALTEKEYLGTIRLGQTTLTDDAEGEITGRADASKVTRDAIDAGIAKLSGHIMQVPSKVSAIKINGVRSYKRARDGEDFEIPARPVTISAFSVYDVRDAVAEDGTPVLDLVVSVVCSSGTYIRAIARDLGADLGVGGHLTALRRTRVGPYKLDSAKTLDQLQQELTVMPIADAAAAAFPRWNVDDKRARLLLNGVRLEMPDEYVGVGTVAVFDPEGRFLALVEEQKGKAKSLAVLA, via the coding sequence ATGAACGGCAAGCAGACCCCGCCCGACGGCCTTGTCATCGTCGACAAGCCGTCGGGCTTCACCTCGCACGACGTCGTGGCCAAGATGCGGGGCATCGCCAAGACCCGCCGCGTCGGCCACGCCGGCACGCTCGACCCGATGGCGACGGGCGTCCTCGTCCTCGGCATCGAGAAGGCGACCAAACTCCTCGGGCACCTCGCGCTCACCGAGAAGGAGTACCTGGGCACGATCCGGCTCGGCCAGACGACCCTGACGGACGACGCGGAGGGCGAGATCACGGGGCGTGCAGACGCCTCGAAGGTCACCCGGGACGCGATCGACGCCGGCATCGCCAAGCTCAGCGGCCACATCATGCAGGTGCCGTCCAAGGTCAGCGCCATCAAGATCAACGGCGTCCGCTCCTACAAGCGGGCCCGTGACGGCGAGGACTTCGAGATCCCGGCCCGCCCGGTCACCATCTCCGCCTTCTCGGTGTACGACGTCCGCGACGCCGTCGCCGAGGACGGCACCCCGGTGCTGGACCTGGTCGTGTCCGTCGTCTGCTCCTCCGGCACCTACATCCGCGCCATCGCCCGCGACCTGGGTGCCGACCTCGGCGTCGGCGGCCATCTCACCGCCCTGCGCCGCACCCGCGTCGGCCCCTACAAGCTGGACTCGGCGAAGACCCTCGACCAGCTCCAGCAGGAGCTGACCGTGATGCCGATCGCCGACGCCGCGGCCGCCGCGTTCCCCCGCTGGAACGTGGACGACAAGCGGGCCCGGCTGCTCCTCAACGGCGTACGCCTGGAGATGCCCGACGAATACGTCGGCGTGGGCACCGTGGCCGTCTTCGACCCCGAGGGCCGTTTCCTGGCCCTGGTGGAGGAGCAGAAGGGGAAGGCGAAGAGCCTGGCCGTGCTGGCCTGA
- a CDS encoding trypsin-like peptidase domain-containing protein: MAGRGPRTGGGHRAHTEPTGASTHVSTGASTGVSTGAASGPAPVPSADASLVRVRDLAGRPRGTGFVADHHGTVITSHEAVDGLSRLVLHAADDSSCVVSADAVTPLPELDLAIVRTEGLGVEPLPVTVREGVEPGRYVRLAAGCWREARALAETPVTYTAGDRCHLLGGALELAIGTAGRDALRPGGGAAGGPVLDAETGTVVAVLGTALRSDHRDTGFAVLLRPRTRVADETDATAGGGGASEVGVGASASAPGGGPLAELLARNAATVPAYGADLNLAGVLELTATSVGSDGPPGALSGALSGDLGRTGAGSRAVPPEPVERALPAREFAGFATSPAAVLGLVGTPGSGRTTELAALAARRNRGARPAPTLWLRGADLSDEDDSLADAARRTLTRAARIVAASGSGSGSGPVSAAASGRAEGSAWVGPADPAVLGDVTPERLARFARAVGRPLLLVLDGPEEMPPVLAHRLAEWTEGTADWLRETGARLVVACRGEYWERAGAEFPPEMLYGVAAAGDPLPPCVRLGDLTPDEAREARARYGLPEDALAAPDARHPLTLRLLSEIRAALPGPPAQDPVDRDDVLAAHLDLMCLRIAVRLAAENGLRGTAVRRLAAKVSGQVHEAARRSLGPGQGELDRASFEAVFPWGPAPARLGGGTGWASAVLTEGLLVPAGTGYRFAHEELADWIQGVHLDLDEALRALVHRRRIPEEGGHRLPVPHHRIGPVVQALLLVARQQGAHQLAARLRELTHALEADPDSWWAARLLTETLSRLPDATPYTGVLRLLADRIGAGMETGVGMGEGMGEGMEMVEGMGAGMGAGAGEGSRGAEFGPSFWTELALPPDARLDLLRRLVLADGAPHDADPPRYLDAVARLLAVDPVAVQPYLTHWFDDERPLPATPHATVATAAQALLHTHRQRAPDDLTEVLVDCAHHRADELLGVLAEEEPSALCRAVDRWAHDERPARRAAAVTYGLRVAPHATTEADRRLLRDAALALLTRPSDHTLHSGALALLVRDPETRPRHLPQALRRFAAGDEHLPPSALLAALGTHPEPVLDAFRARLCGGPDRAEAGRILRALADVTTPALAHRVAVLVREALERRPETAGHVAAYVDRRLDHGPSARPVLLPLVTGLLEAGGPEQVRAALAGVLAAPGTPDSRPLRRELLELLLAHEHTPAVLDAVLYGAAGRTGDDLRDLVHRTGLLLVRTPDGATRFDRGLVDLGRHVPGFAAQVVHWLTDAPGEWAGVVGPSTRRMIENLAGVRVPA, from the coding sequence ATGGCGGGACGGGGCCCGCGGACCGGCGGCGGCCACCGCGCACACACCGAACCCACGGGCGCTTCCACACACGTCTCCACTGGAGCATCCACAGGCGTGTCCACGGGAGCTGCCTCCGGCCCTGCCCCCGTCCCCTCCGCAGACGCTTCGCTCGTCCGCGTCCGGGACCTCGCCGGGCGCCCCCGCGGCACCGGCTTCGTCGCCGACCACCACGGCACGGTGATCACCAGTCACGAGGCCGTCGACGGCCTGTCCCGGCTCGTCCTGCACGCCGCGGACGACAGCAGTTGCGTGGTGAGCGCCGACGCGGTGACCCCTCTCCCGGAGCTGGACCTGGCCATCGTTCGCACCGAGGGCCTCGGCGTGGAACCCCTGCCGGTGACCGTGCGGGAGGGCGTCGAGCCCGGCAGGTACGTCCGGCTGGCCGCCGGCTGCTGGCGCGAGGCGCGGGCGCTGGCCGAGACGCCGGTGACGTACACGGCCGGCGACCGTTGTCATCTCCTCGGCGGTGCCCTGGAGTTGGCGATCGGCACGGCGGGGCGGGACGCGCTGCGGCCGGGTGGCGGCGCGGCCGGCGGGCCGGTCCTCGACGCCGAGACGGGCACCGTCGTCGCCGTCCTCGGCACGGCGCTCCGGTCCGACCACCGCGACACCGGCTTCGCGGTGCTGCTCCGTCCGCGCACCCGGGTTGCGGACGAGACCGACGCGACCGCGGGGGGCGGTGGGGCGTCAGAGGTGGGGGTGGGGGCTTCGGCGTCGGCTCCGGGCGGCGGCCCCCTCGCCGAGCTGCTCGCCCGCAACGCGGCGACCGTCCCCGCGTACGGGGCCGACCTCAACCTGGCGGGCGTCCTGGAACTCACGGCCACGTCGGTCGGCTCGGACGGGCCGCCCGGTGCGTTGTCCGGCGCGCTGTCCGGGGACCTCGGCCGCACCGGAGCCGGTTCCCGGGCCGTCCCACCGGAACCGGTCGAACGGGCGCTGCCGGCAAGGGAGTTCGCCGGGTTCGCGACGAGCCCGGCGGCCGTCCTCGGCCTCGTCGGCACACCGGGCAGCGGCCGTACGACGGAACTCGCGGCCCTCGCCGCCCGCCGCAACCGGGGCGCGCGGCCGGCCCCCACCCTGTGGCTGCGCGGCGCCGACCTGAGCGACGAGGACGACTCACTCGCCGACGCGGCCCGCCGCACCCTGACCCGGGCGGCGCGCATCGTGGCGGCTTCGGGATCGGGATCGGGATCGGGGCCGGTATCGGCTGCGGCTTCGGGGCGAGCAGAGGGTTCTGCCTGGGTCGGGCCTGCCGACCCCGCCGTTCTCGGGGACGTCACCCCCGAGCGGCTCGCCCGTTTCGCGCGGGCCGTCGGGCGGCCCCTGCTGCTCGTGCTCGACGGTCCCGAGGAGATGCCCCCGGTCCTCGCGCACCGGCTCGCCGAGTGGACCGAGGGCACGGCTGACTGGCTGCGGGAGACGGGGGCGCGGCTGGTGGTGGCGTGCCGGGGGGAGTACTGGGAGCGGGCGGGCGCGGAGTTCCCGCCGGAGATGCTGTACGGCGTCGCGGCGGCCGGGGACCCGCTCCCGCCCTGCGTCCGCCTCGGCGACCTCACCCCCGACGAGGCGCGCGAGGCCCGCGCCCGCTACGGCCTCCCCGAGGACGCGCTCGCCGCCCCCGACGCCCGGCACCCGCTCACCCTCCGCCTCCTCTCGGAGATCCGCGCCGCCCTCCCCGGCCCGCCGGCCCAGGACCCCGTCGACCGGGACGACGTCCTCGCCGCTCACCTCGACCTGATGTGCCTGCGCATCGCGGTCCGCCTCGCCGCCGAGAACGGGCTGCGCGGCACGGCCGTACGACGCCTCGCGGCGAAGGTCTCCGGGCAGGTGCACGAAGCCGCCCGCCGCAGTCTCGGGCCGGGACAGGGCGAGCTGGACCGGGCGTCGTTCGAGGCGGTGTTCCCCTGGGGACCCGCGCCCGCCCGGCTCGGCGGCGGCACCGGCTGGGCGTCCGCCGTCCTCACCGAGGGCCTCCTCGTGCCCGCCGGCACCGGCTACCGCTTCGCCCACGAGGAACTCGCCGACTGGATCCAGGGCGTCCACCTCGACCTGGACGAGGCCCTGCGCGCCCTGGTCCACCGCCGCCGCATCCCGGAGGAGGGCGGCCACCGGCTGCCCGTCCCGCACCACCGCATCGGCCCCGTCGTCCAGGCCCTGCTGCTGGTCGCCCGGCAACAGGGAGCACACCAACTCGCCGCCCGGCTGCGGGAGTTGACCCATGCCCTGGAAGCCGACCCGGACTCGTGGTGGGCCGCCCGACTGCTCACCGAGACCCTCTCGCGGCTCCCCGACGCGACGCCGTACACGGGCGTCCTGCGCCTGCTGGCGGACCGCATCGGCGCGGGCATGGAGACGGGGGTGGGGATGGGCGAGGGGATGGGCGAGGGGATGGAGATGGTTGAAGGGATGGGGGCGGGGATGGGTGCGGGTGCCGGAGAGGGCAGTCGGGGTGCGGAGTTCGGGCCCTCCTTCTGGACGGAGCTCGCGCTTCCGCCCGACGCCCGGCTCGACCTCCTGCGCCGTCTGGTCCTCGCCGACGGCGCCCCGCACGACGCGGACCCGCCCCGCTACCTCGACGCCGTGGCCCGGCTCCTCGCCGTCGACCCCGTCGCCGTACAGCCGTACCTCACGCACTGGTTCGACGACGAGCGGCCGTTGCCCGCGACGCCGCACGCCACCGTGGCGACGGCCGCGCAGGCGCTGCTGCACACCCACCGGCAACGGGCGCCGGACGACCTCACGGAGGTCCTCGTCGACTGCGCGCACCACCGTGCCGACGAGCTGCTCGGCGTGCTGGCGGAGGAGGAGCCGTCCGCGCTGTGCCGGGCCGTCGACCGGTGGGCGCACGACGAGCGGCCGGCCCGGCGGGCCGCGGCGGTGACGTACGGACTGCGCGTCGCCCCGCACGCGACGACCGAAGCCGACCGCCGACTGCTGCGCGATGCGGCCCTCGCCCTGCTCACCCGCCCCTCCGACCACACCCTGCACAGCGGTGCGCTCGCCCTCCTCGTCCGGGACCCCGAGACCCGGCCCCGGCATCTCCCGCAGGCGCTGCGACGGTTCGCGGCGGGCGACGAGCACCTGCCGCCGAGCGCGTTGCTCGCCGCCCTGGGCACCCACCCCGAGCCGGTCCTGGACGCCTTCCGGGCGCGGCTGTGCGGCGGTCCCGACCGCGCCGAAGCGGGCAGGATCCTGCGCGCGCTCGCCGACGTCACCACGCCCGCGCTGGCCCACCGGGTCGCCGTCCTCGTCCGGGAGGCGCTGGAGCGGCGGCCGGAGACCGCCGGGCACGTGGCCGCGTACGTCGACCGGCGCCTCGACCACGGCCCGTCCGCCCGTCCCGTCCTTCTCCCGCTGGTCACGGGCCTGTTGGAGGCCGGTGGCCCGGAGCAGGTACGGGCCGCGCTGGCCGGCGTACTGGCCGCGCCCGGCACCCCGGACTCACGTCCGCTGCGTCGCGAACTCCTTGAACTCCTCCTCGCGCACGAACACACCCCCGCCGTCCTGGACGCCGTCCTGTACGGGGCCGCCGGGCGCACCGGCGACGACCTGCGCGACCTCGTCCACCGCACCGGCCTGCTCCTCGTCCGCACCCCGGACGGCGCGACCCGCTTCGACCGCGGGCTGGTCGACCTGGGGCGACATGTGCCGGGCTTCGCCGCGCAGGTGGTGCACTGGCTCACGGACGCGCCGGGGGAGTGGGCCGGGGTGGTCGGCCCCAGCACCCGCCGGATGATCGAGAACCTGGCGGGGGTGCGGGTGCCGGCCTGA